In Alkalinema sp. FACHB-956, the sequence GTTGCTGTCGTTGGGTGAGGTCGGCAGGTAAGGGGCGTCCGGTAATCCACTCGCGGCCATCAGGAAACAGAGTAATGCGCAGAATCGGATAATGCTGGCTCATCTGAACAGCTCCCTGGTGCACCCGCTGCCAATCCGGTGTCCGCCAACGGAAGGTTTGAAGATTGGCGCGCAGCCGATCGCAGTGGTCAGGCCAGTGGGTTAAGGGATGATCGAGGGATTGGTGATATACCCGCAGCGTGGTGAATACGGTGGCTCCGTAAAGCAATCCTGGATCCGTAATTGGGAGCTCGATCGTAGCGCCCAATTGCATCGTGCCGTTGAACCAAAACCCTAAATTTTGTGGGGTAGTCATAGGAATCGGGAGGGAGACTGGATAGACTAGAAAATCGCAAGATAAGACGTTGTCCAGAAACTTCATTCATTAAGCGCCATGGCAAGCAAAGACCAGCATTTAGGGTGGCTGAAAAAAGGGGATACTGCGCTGGAGTGGAAGCAGTATAAACAAGCGATCGCAGCCTACGAAAAAGCGACCAAAGCTAAGTCTAACTGTGTCGAGGCTTGGACTAAGTTGGGGCGTGCTTGCATGGATATAGAAGAGTTCGATCGGGCGATCGCGGCCTTTGACAAAGTCATTAAGCTTGAACCAGATAATTTTGACGGGTATTTCTATAAAGCGGCGGTGCAGGAAGAAGCTGGGCAAATCGATGCAGCCGAAGCCACCCATCGTCAAGTAGTCGAGATTTTGGATGATCATCCCGGCTGTTATTTTAGTTTGGGAACATTTCTGAATCGCCAAAAGCGCTATGAAGAAGCATTGGAATTTCTGACCCAGGCGGTGGAGATGGCTCCCAATCCCATGAATCTGACCGCCCGCAGTTTTTCCCTAGAGAGCCTAGAACGATACGAAGAGGCACTCTCAGATCTGAATCGGGTGGACAGCTATGGTGCGTTTTACATGGTTTACCACAGCCGAGGTCAGCTCTTAGAAAAACTAAAACGCTACGATGAAGCGCTAGAAGTCTACAAGGAAGGGATGGAGCAAGATCCAATCCCTCTCTTGTTGCTGGATCAGACCTATCTGTTAGAAACGCTGGGGCGCACGGAAGAGGCAGAGGCGATCTACGCTGACGAGATGGAAAATTCGAAGGAGGGTGAATTCCCGGAGCTGGGGTATAACATCAGAGCTCAAACTAAACAACGGCTAGAGCTCTATGATGAGGCGATCGCGATCTATGAAGAGGGTTTACAGGAATACCCTGACAATCCCGGCTTTCTCTATGACATAGCAATCTGTTACAGCCAAAAAGGAGATGCGGATCAAGCGCTGCAAACCCTGAAAAAAGCGATCGCGGGGAACGAAGACATGCGTGAGTGGGCCAAGGAGGAGCCACTGCTGTTAAAAGGATTAAAAGATAATGATGTCTTTGAACAGTTAGTTGGTTTAGATCGTGAGTCGGTTTAGATCGTGAGTTTAGTTTCAGCAATAGATGAGTTGAAACAATCAGCGCAACTGCTAGCTAGGCGCAACTGCTGGCTAGTTTGTAGCTGGCTGGGGCAAAGCAGTTTGTTGGCAGGTTGCAAAGAGGCTGATTCAGATGCCAAAACAGGGTGAAATTGATTATCTCAAAAACATTGGTGAAGCAGGAATTTACCATGCTTTGCATAAACCCTTTACCGATGGAGCCTGTGGGCAATATTTAATGGAAATTGGGGCGGTAATGAATCTGCTGCCCGCGCCCCCGGCTCGGTTGCTCGATCTCGGCTGTGGGACGGGTTGGACAAGTTGCTTCTTTGCGAAACGGGGCTACACTGTCGTCGGCCAAGATATTGCACCCGATATGATTCAATACGCAGACATGAATCGCCAAAATATCGGTTTAGATAACATTGCTTTTGTCACCTGTGACTATGAGTCGATGGCCTTTCGAGATGAATTTGATTGCGCAGTCTTTTTCGATGCTTTACACCATGCGATCGATGAAGTAGAAGCCCTACGCAGCGTGTACCGGGCTCTCAAACCGGGGGGAATTTGTATTACGTCCGAACCAGGGGCAGGTCATTCCAAAAGTCCAGAATCTATCCAAGCCATGGCGCAATTTGGCGTGACTGAGCGCGACATGCCTCCTGGCACGATTATTCGGGCGGCCAAACAGGTGGGGTTTCGGGCCAGTCGAGTGTATCCCCATGCCAGCGACTTTGGACGGCTTTATGCACCCCCGAAACATGCTAGGTTACGTAAGCTGTGGCGTTGGCCGATCGTCGGGGGATTCGTCGCCTGGTATATCGCTGCAATTCGGAAGCGATCGACAGGAATTGTTGTTTTGATTAAGTAAGCTGATCCAGTGAGTTAATCCAGTAACATGCTGCATTATCAAACCGATGGATCTCCAGAGTTTCCAGCATTGTGTTTTCTCCATGGCTTTCTAGGTCGAGGAGATGATTTTTCTGAACTTGTTAACTATCTTTCGCAGCAATTCTACTGTATTTGTATTGACTTACCGGGACATGGCTATAGCCTTGATTTGCCTAGTGATACTTACGCGATGGCGTATGCTGCTTTTCAAGTAGTTGCCGTTTTGAATGATTTAGCAATTTCCCAAGCGAGTCTCTATGGATATTCTATGGGTGGACGTTTGGCATTGTATTTAGCGCTGTATTATCCCGATCGATTCCCCCAAGTCTTTCTCGAATCGGCCTCTCCAGGACTGGCAAGCGAAGCAGAACGGAATGAACGATACGTTCGGGATATGGCTTTAGCGGCAGAATTGCAGCAAGATTTTCCTCGATTCCTCGATTGCTGGTATCAACAACCCTTATTCCAATCCCTCCGGCAGCATCCCAAATTTCCAGCGATTTACCAAAAACGCCAGCAGAATCATCCCCAGGACTTGACCCAATCTTTACGTGCCATGGGACTAGGTGTCCAACCTAATCTTTGGCCCCATTTGCCACACCTCACCCAGCCGATTCAGTTAATTGCCGGGGAATGGGATCGTAAATTTGTTGCCATTCAGCAAACTATGGCCCAGTCGTTGCCCAATGCAAAATGCACGATCGTGCCCCAGGCTGGTCACAATGTCCACCTTGAACAACCCGCCGCAATTCAGG encodes:
- a CDS encoding tetratricopeptide repeat protein; its protein translation is MASKDQHLGWLKKGDTALEWKQYKQAIAAYEKATKAKSNCVEAWTKLGRACMDIEEFDRAIAAFDKVIKLEPDNFDGYFYKAAVQEEAGQIDAAEATHRQVVEILDDHPGCYFSLGTFLNRQKRYEEALEFLTQAVEMAPNPMNLTARSFSLESLERYEEALSDLNRVDSYGAFYMVYHSRGQLLEKLKRYDEALEVYKEGMEQDPIPLLLLDQTYLLETLGRTEEAEAIYADEMENSKEGEFPELGYNIRAQTKQRLELYDEAIAIYEEGLQEYPDNPGFLYDIAICYSQKGDADQALQTLKKAIAGNEDMREWAKEEPLLLKGLKDNDVFEQLVGLDRESV
- the menH gene encoding 2-succinyl-6-hydroxy-2,4-cyclohexadiene-1-carboxylate synthase — encoded protein: MLHYQTDGSPEFPALCFLHGFLGRGDDFSELVNYLSQQFYCICIDLPGHGYSLDLPSDTYAMAYAAFQVVAVLNDLAISQASLYGYSMGGRLALYLALYYPDRFPQVFLESASPGLASEAERNERYVRDMALAAELQQDFPRFLDCWYQQPLFQSLRQHPKFPAIYQKRQQNHPQDLTQSLRAMGLGVQPNLWPHLPHLTQPIQLIAGEWDRKFVAIQQTMAQSLPNAKCTIVPQAGHNVHLEQPAAIQAIIHAALDRSSSISQG
- a CDS encoding class I SAM-dependent methyltransferase, whose protein sequence is MPKQGEIDYLKNIGEAGIYHALHKPFTDGACGQYLMEIGAVMNLLPAPPARLLDLGCGTGWTSCFFAKRGYTVVGQDIAPDMIQYADMNRQNIGLDNIAFVTCDYESMAFRDEFDCAVFFDALHHAIDEVEALRSVYRALKPGGICITSEPGAGHSKSPESIQAMAQFGVTERDMPPGTIIRAAKQVGFRASRVYPHASDFGRLYAPPKHARLRKLWRWPIVGGFVAWYIAAIRKRSTGIVVLIK